A single region of the Streptomyces sp. AM 4-1-1 genome encodes:
- a CDS encoding DUF5941 domain-containing protein gives MPGSSLQDDLRTLGFDVQAAADVTEATTLVAAAPADARVALVDPRFIGHTHALRLGLTDPRFPAAAVAGALTAQPEARPALLRALRGATTASGTGTPGGAGTLVADRTLPGRLAAALDAGGEAVQRPELGSLVAAVPTDDAGRAAARAAVDAVDDEAVRLRSAVKARDGFFTTYCISPYSRYIARWCARRGLTPNQVTTASLLTALIAAGCAATGTRGGYVAAGVLLLLSFVLDCTDGQLARYSLQYSTMGAWLDATFDRAKEYAYYAGLALGAARGGDDVWALALGAMVLQTCRHVVDFSFNEANHDAVSNTSPTAALSDRLDSVGWTVWLRRMIVLPIGERWAMIAVLTAVTTPRIVFYALLVGCALAACYTTAGRLLRSLTRRARRTDRAAQALADLADSGPLARLVARAPRPGGGLTAPLLALAGSLALVAVALTAPFGSGLTVGAAAVYAITSGLAVARPLKGALDWLVPPIFRAAEYSTVLILAARSEVDGALPAAFGLVSAVAYHHYDTVYRIRGGTGAPPQWLVRTIGGHEGRTLVVAVLAAVLTGRTDLTVALTVLASAVALVVLVESIRFWVSSGAPAVHDEGEPA, from the coding sequence GTGCCCGGATCGTCGCTCCAGGACGATCTGCGGACACTGGGCTTCGACGTACAGGCCGCCGCCGACGTCACCGAGGCGACCACGCTGGTCGCCGCAGCCCCCGCCGACGCCCGGGTCGCACTCGTCGACCCCCGCTTCATCGGTCACACCCACGCCCTGCGGCTCGGGCTGACCGACCCCCGCTTCCCCGCCGCCGCCGTCGCGGGCGCCCTCACCGCACAGCCCGAGGCACGCCCCGCGCTGCTGCGCGCGCTGCGCGGCGCGACGACCGCGTCCGGCACCGGGACACCCGGCGGCGCCGGCACCCTGGTCGCCGACCGGACCCTGCCCGGCCGGCTGGCCGCCGCGCTGGACGCCGGTGGTGAGGCGGTGCAGCGCCCCGAACTCGGCTCACTGGTCGCCGCCGTACCCACCGACGACGCCGGACGGGCGGCCGCCCGCGCCGCCGTCGACGCGGTCGACGACGAGGCGGTACGGCTGCGCAGCGCCGTGAAGGCCCGCGACGGCTTCTTCACCACGTACTGCATCAGCCCGTACTCCCGGTACATCGCCCGCTGGTGCGCCCGCCGCGGCCTCACCCCCAACCAGGTCACCACCGCCTCACTGCTCACCGCGCTGATCGCGGCGGGCTGCGCGGCGACCGGCACCCGCGGCGGCTACGTGGCGGCCGGTGTGCTCCTCCTCCTGTCCTTCGTACTGGACTGCACCGACGGGCAGCTCGCCCGCTACTCGCTCCAGTACTCCACGATGGGCGCCTGGCTCGACGCCACCTTCGACCGGGCCAAGGAGTACGCCTACTACGCGGGCCTCGCCCTCGGGGCGGCCCGGGGCGGGGACGACGTCTGGGCGCTCGCCCTCGGCGCCATGGTGCTCCAGACCTGCCGCCATGTCGTGGACTTCTCGTTCAACGAGGCCAACCACGACGCGGTCTCCAACACCAGCCCCACCGCCGCGCTCTCCGACCGGCTCGACAGCGTCGGCTGGACGGTGTGGCTGCGCCGGATGATAGTGCTGCCGATCGGTGAACGATGGGCGATGATCGCGGTCCTGACCGCCGTCACCACCCCCAGGATCGTCTTCTACGCCCTGCTCGTCGGCTGTGCGCTGGCGGCCTGCTACACCACCGCGGGCCGACTGCTGCGCTCGCTGACCCGCAGGGCCCGGCGCACCGACCGCGCGGCTCAGGCGCTGGCCGATCTGGCCGACTCGGGGCCGCTCGCCCGGCTCGTCGCCAGGGCCCCGCGCCCGGGGGGCGGTCTCACCGCACCGCTGCTGGCCCTCGCCGGCTCGCTGGCGCTGGTAGCCGTCGCCCTCACCGCGCCGTTCGGCAGCGGCCTGACCGTCGGCGCGGCGGCCGTGTACGCGATCACCTCCGGCCTGGCGGTCGCCCGGCCCCTGAAGGGCGCGCTCGACTGGCTCGTACCCCCGATATTCAGGGCGGCGGAGTACAGCACCGTACTGATCCTGGCCGCCCGCAGCGAGGTCGACGGGGCCCTTCCCGCGGCCTTCGGGCTGGTCTCGGCCGTCGCCTACCATCACTACGACACGGTGTACCGCATCCGCGGCGGCACCGGCGCGCCGCCCCAGTGGCTGGTGCGGACGATCGGTGGGCACGAGGGGCGGACCCTGGTGGTGGCCGTACTCGCCGCCGTGCTCACCGGGCGCACCGACCTCACCGTGGCGCTCACCGTTCTGGCGAGTGCCGTGGCGCTGGTCGTGCTCGTGGAGTCCATCCGCTTCTGGGTGTCCTCCGGGGCACCCGCCGTACACGACGAAGGAGAACCCGCATGA
- the hpnC gene encoding squalene synthase HpnC: MTLSRQTRPGDPVTGTLDKAADENFPVAPFFLPRAWRDDLMAVYGYARLVDDIGDGDLAPGGADARHLGLGPGSGDDRLAMLDAFEADLHRVFDTTGEGPHHPLLRALLPTVRRRALTPEPFLGLIEANRQDQKVRRYGTYEELLAYCELSANPVGRLVLQITGTASPERVRRSDAVCTALQIVEHLQDVSEDLGRDRIYLPADDMARFHVGESDLAAPSGGAAMRSLIAYEAQRAQDLLDEGTALVGSVHGRLRLLLAGFVAGGRAALTAVTAAGFDVLPGPPKPTKPSLLREVGVVLRRARRER, translated from the coding sequence GTGACGCTCTCCCGGCAGACACGTCCGGGCGACCCGGTGACCGGCACGCTCGACAAGGCCGCGGACGAGAACTTTCCCGTGGCCCCCTTCTTCCTGCCCCGCGCGTGGCGCGACGACCTGATGGCCGTGTACGGCTACGCCCGGCTCGTCGACGACATCGGTGACGGCGATCTGGCCCCCGGCGGCGCGGACGCCCGCCACCTCGGTCTCGGCCCCGGGAGCGGCGACGACCGCCTCGCGATGCTCGACGCCTTCGAGGCCGATCTGCACCGGGTCTTCGACACCACAGGCGAAGGCCCGCACCACCCGCTGTTGCGGGCCCTGCTCCCCACCGTCCGGCGACGCGCGCTCACCCCCGAACCCTTCCTCGGGCTCATCGAGGCCAACCGGCAGGACCAGAAGGTCCGCCGCTACGGGACGTACGAAGAACTCCTCGCCTACTGCGAGCTGTCCGCCAACCCGGTCGGCCGTCTCGTCCTCCAGATCACCGGCACCGCGAGCCCGGAACGCGTCCGCAGGTCCGACGCCGTCTGCACCGCGCTCCAGATCGTCGAACACCTCCAGGACGTGTCCGAGGACCTCGGCCGCGACCGGATCTATCTGCCCGCCGACGACATGGCCCGGTTCCACGTGGGCGAGTCCGACCTGGCCGCGCCCTCCGGCGGAGCGGCGATGCGCTCCCTGATCGCGTACGAGGCACAGCGCGCCCAGGACCTGCTGGACGAGGGCACCGCCCTGGTGGGCAGCGTGCACGGCAGGCTGAGGCTGCTGCTCGCCGGATTCGTGGCCGGGGGACGCGCCGCGCTCACCGCCGTCACGGCCGCCGGATTCGACGTACTGCCCGGACCGCCCAAGCCCACCAAGCCCAGCCTGCTGCGCGAGGTGGGAGTTGTTTTGCGAAGAGCGCGTAGAGAGAGGTGA
- a CDS encoding ABC transporter permease — MSDTTHDGAIAYSTSPSADEGLSAADLAAKYGLTVSGARPGLGEYVRELWNRRHFIAAFSRAKLTAQYSQAKLGQLWQVATPLLNAAVYFLIFGLILGTKRGMSPSVFIPFLVTGVFVFTFTQSSVMAGVRAISGNLGLVRALHFPRASLPISFSLQQLQQLLYSMIVLLAIVIGFGSYPKLSWLLIVPALVMQFFFNTGLAMVMARLGAKTPDLAQLMPFVMRTWMYASGVMFSIPVMLADKPSWIADVLQYNPAAIYMDLIRFALIDGYGSDNLPQHVWIAGLAWAVLVGAWGFVYFWKAEERYGRG; from the coding sequence GTGAGTGACACAACCCACGATGGTGCGATCGCGTACAGCACGTCACCATCCGCCGACGAGGGGCTGAGCGCGGCCGATCTCGCCGCGAAGTACGGCCTCACGGTGAGCGGTGCCCGACCGGGGCTCGGCGAGTACGTCCGTGAACTCTGGAACCGGCGCCACTTCATCGCGGCCTTCTCCCGGGCCAAGCTGACCGCCCAGTACAGCCAGGCAAAGCTGGGCCAGCTCTGGCAGGTGGCCACTCCGCTGCTGAACGCCGCGGTGTACTTCCTGATCTTCGGTCTGATCCTGGGAACCAAGAGGGGGATGTCGCCCTCGGTCTTCATCCCCTTCCTCGTGACCGGTGTCTTCGTCTTCACCTTCACGCAGAGTTCGGTGATGGCCGGGGTCCGGGCCATCTCCGGCAACCTCGGCCTGGTGCGGGCGCTGCACTTCCCACGGGCCTCGCTGCCCATCTCGTTCTCGCTCCAGCAGCTCCAGCAACTGCTGTACTCGATGATCGTGCTGCTCGCCATCGTGATCGGCTTCGGCAGCTACCCGAAGCTGTCCTGGCTGCTGATCGTCCCCGCGCTGGTCATGCAGTTCTTCTTCAACACCGGTCTCGCGATGGTGATGGCCCGGCTCGGCGCCAAGACGCCCGACCTGGCGCAGCTGATGCCGTTCGTGATGCGTACCTGGATGTACGCGTCGGGCGTCATGTTCTCCATCCCGGTGATGCTCGCGGACAAGCCGTCCTGGATCGCCGACGTGCTCCAGTACAACCCGGCGGCCATCTACATGGACCTGATCCGCTTCGCCCTGATCGACGGATACGGCTCCGACAACCTGCCTCAGCACGTCTGGATCGCCGGGCTCGCCTGGGCCGTGCTCGTGGGTGCCTGGGGCTTTGTGTATTTCTGGAAGGCAGAGGAACGGTACGGCCGTGGCTGA
- a CDS encoding phosphocholine cytidylyltransferase family protein, giving the protein MIGLVLAAGAGRRLRPYTDTLPKALVPVGPEGDGTAKTVLDLTLANFAEVGLTEAAIVVGYRKEVVYERRAALEAAYGVKLTLIDNDKAEEWNNAYSLWCAREVLKEGVILANGDTVHPVSVERTLLDARGGDRRIILALDTVKNLADEEMKVITEGDRGVRRITKLMDPATATGEYIGVTLIEPRAAEDLADALRTTFERDPDLYYEDGYQELVNRGFTIDVAPIGDVPWVEIDNHDDLAKGRGIACLY; this is encoded by the coding sequence ATGATCGGCCTCGTACTGGCAGCCGGTGCCGGACGGCGACTGCGCCCCTACACCGACACGCTTCCGAAGGCCCTCGTGCCGGTCGGCCCCGAGGGGGACGGCACCGCGAAGACGGTCCTCGACCTGACGCTGGCCAACTTCGCCGAGGTCGGACTCACCGAGGCCGCGATCGTCGTCGGCTACCGCAAGGAGGTCGTGTACGAACGCAGGGCCGCGCTGGAGGCCGCGTACGGCGTGAAGCTCACCCTCATCGACAACGACAAGGCCGAGGAGTGGAACAACGCCTACTCCCTGTGGTGCGCGCGTGAGGTGCTGAAGGAAGGCGTCATCCTTGCCAACGGCGACACCGTGCACCCGGTCTCCGTCGAGCGGACCCTCCTCGACGCCCGCGGCGGTGACCGCAGGATCATCCTGGCCCTCGACACGGTGAAGAACCTCGCCGACGAGGAGATGAAGGTCATCACCGAGGGCGACCGGGGCGTCCGGCGGATCACCAAGCTGATGGACCCGGCCACCGCGACCGGCGAGTACATCGGTGTCACGCTGATCGAGCCCCGGGCCGCCGAAGACCTCGCCGACGCCCTGCGCACCACCTTCGAGCGCGACCCCGACCTCTACTACGAGGACGGCTACCAGGAGCTGGTCAACAGGGGCTTCACCATCGACGTGGCCCCCATCGGCGACGTGCCGTGGGTGGAGATCGACAACCACGACGACCTCGCGAAGGGCCGTGGGATCGCGTGCCTGTACTGA
- a CDS encoding glycosyltransferase has protein sequence MKLGAVIITMGNRPDELRALLASVAAQDGDRIEVVVVGNGSPVPDVPPGVRTVELPENLGIPGGRNVGIEAFGPSGAEVDALLFLDDDGLLPRTDTAELCRRAFEADPKLGIISFRIADPDTGVTQRRHVPRLRASDPMRSSRVTTFLGGANAVRTRVIAEVGPLPGDFFYAHEETDLAWRALDAGWLIDYRADMVLDHPATAPSRHAVYHRMVARNRVWLARRNLPAPLVPVYLGVWMLLTLLRKPSGPALKAWFGGFKEGWAKPCGPRRPMKWRTVWRLTRLGRPPVI, from the coding sequence ATGAAACTCGGCGCGGTCATCATCACCATGGGCAACCGCCCGGACGAACTGCGTGCCCTCCTCGCGTCGGTCGCCGCGCAGGACGGCGACCGGATCGAGGTGGTGGTGGTCGGCAACGGCTCCCCGGTCCCCGACGTCCCCCCGGGGGTACGGACCGTCGAGCTGCCGGAGAACCTCGGCATCCCCGGCGGCCGCAACGTCGGCATCGAGGCCTTCGGCCCGTCCGGCGCCGAGGTCGACGCGCTGCTCTTCCTCGACGACGACGGCCTGCTGCCGAGGACCGACACCGCCGAGCTGTGCCGGCGGGCGTTCGAGGCCGACCCGAAGCTGGGCATCATCAGCTTCCGCATCGCGGACCCGGACACCGGTGTCACCCAGCGCCGCCACGTGCCCCGGCTGCGCGCGTCCGATCCGATGCGCTCGTCCCGGGTGACGACCTTCCTCGGCGGCGCCAACGCCGTACGCACCAGGGTCATCGCCGAGGTCGGGCCGCTGCCGGGCGACTTCTTCTACGCGCACGAGGAGACCGATCTCGCCTGGCGGGCACTGGACGCCGGCTGGCTCATCGACTACCGCGCGGACATGGTCCTCGACCACCCGGCCACCGCGCCCTCCCGGCACGCCGTCTACCACCGGATGGTGGCACGCAACCGGGTCTGGCTCGCGCGCCGTAACCTGCCCGCCCCGCTGGTCCCCGTCTACCTCGGTGTGTGGATGCTGCTGACCCTGCTCCGCAAGCCGTCAGGGCCGGCGCTCAAGGCATGGTTCGGCGGCTTCAAGGAGGGCTGGGCCAAGCCCTGCGGGCCCCGCCGTCCCATGAAGTGGCGGACGGTGTGGCGGCTGACCAGGCTGGGCCGCCCTCCTGTGATCTGA
- the hpnD gene encoding presqualene diphosphate synthase HpnD — protein sequence MSAPVQAAYSYCEAVTGQQARNFAYGIRLLPAEKRQAMSALYAFSRRVDDIGDGELPQETKRTRLESTRALLGRVRDGAVEEDDTDPVAVALADAARRFRLPLGGLDELIDGVLMDVREETYETWDDLKVYCRCVAGAIGRLSLGVFGTEPGAPGADRAAEYADTLGLALQLTNILRDVREDAGNGRTYLPADDLAKFGCSAGFHRATPPPGSDFAGLVHFEVRRARALFAEGYRLLPMLDRRSGACVAAMAGIYRRLLDRIERDPEAVLRGRVSLPGHEKAYVAVRGLSGLDARHVSRRTTGRRV from the coding sequence ATGTCGGCGCCGGTACAGGCCGCATACAGTTACTGCGAAGCGGTCACCGGACAGCAGGCGCGCAATTTCGCCTACGGGATCAGACTGCTGCCCGCCGAGAAGCGGCAGGCCATGTCGGCGTTGTACGCGTTCTCGCGGCGCGTCGACGACATCGGCGACGGAGAGCTGCCGCAGGAGACCAAACGGACCCGGTTGGAGAGCACCCGTGCGCTCCTCGGACGGGTGCGCGACGGCGCGGTCGAGGAGGACGACACCGACCCGGTGGCCGTCGCGCTCGCCGACGCCGCCCGCCGCTTCCGGCTGCCGCTCGGCGGACTCGACGAACTCATCGACGGGGTCCTGATGGACGTCCGTGAGGAGACGTACGAGACCTGGGACGACCTCAAGGTCTACTGCCGGTGCGTCGCGGGAGCCATCGGCAGGCTCTCGCTGGGGGTCTTCGGTACGGAACCGGGCGCGCCCGGCGCCGACCGCGCCGCCGAGTACGCCGACACCCTGGGGCTCGCCCTCCAGCTGACCAACATCCTCAGGGACGTCCGTGAGGACGCGGGCAACGGACGCACCTATCTGCCCGCCGACGACCTCGCGAAGTTCGGCTGCTCCGCGGGCTTCCACCGGGCCACCCCGCCGCCCGGGTCGGACTTCGCGGGTCTCGTCCACTTCGAGGTCCGCCGCGCCCGCGCCCTGTTCGCCGAGGGCTACCGGCTGCTGCCCATGCTCGACCGGCGCAGCGGCGCCTGTGTGGCGGCCATGGCAGGCATCTACCGCCGCCTCCTCGACCGGATCGAACGCGACCCCGAGGCCGTCCTGCGCGGCCGGGTGTCGCTGCCCGGACACGAAAAGGCGTACGTGGCGGTGCGCGGTCTGTCGGGCCTCGACGCCCGGCACGTCTCGCGCCGGACCACCGGAAGGCGGGTCTGA
- the galE gene encoding UDP-glucose 4-epimerase GalE encodes MTWLITGGAGYIGAHVARAMAGAGERVVVLDDVSSGVPDRLPADIPLVRGSAADRTLLDRVLAEHAVTGVVHLAAKKQVGESVERPLHYYRENVHGLTVLLEAVVAAGVRRFLFSSSAAVYGVPDVDLITEETPCDPINPYGETKLAGEWLVRATGRAHGISTACLRFFNAAGSAEPELSDTGVFNVIPMFFDRLTRGEAPRIFGDDYPTPDGTCVRDYIHVADLADAHLALARRLGEDDAPDGDLTVNIGRGEGVSVRELADLVAEVTGRTLRPVVEPRRPGDAARAVASATRVSEELGWTARRGVREMVESAWEGWCLRHPEARTGRTAPATGPAGRPVPAARAD; translated from the coding sequence ATGACGTGGCTGATCACAGGTGGAGCGGGATATATCGGGGCGCATGTGGCTCGGGCCATGGCGGGGGCCGGGGAGCGGGTGGTCGTCCTGGACGACGTGTCGTCGGGGGTGCCCGACCGGCTCCCCGCGGACATCCCGCTCGTACGGGGCTCGGCTGCCGACCGGACCCTGCTCGACCGTGTGCTCGCCGAGCACGCGGTGACGGGCGTGGTCCATCTCGCGGCCAAGAAGCAGGTCGGGGAGTCGGTCGAGAGGCCGCTGCACTACTACCGGGAGAACGTGCACGGGCTGACGGTGCTCCTGGAGGCCGTGGTGGCCGCCGGGGTGCGGCGCTTCCTGTTCTCGTCGTCGGCCGCGGTGTACGGCGTCCCCGATGTGGACCTGATCACCGAGGAGACGCCCTGCGACCCGATCAACCCGTACGGCGAGACCAAGCTCGCCGGGGAGTGGCTGGTGCGCGCCACGGGCCGGGCGCACGGCATCTCGACGGCCTGTCTGCGCTTCTTCAACGCGGCGGGCTCGGCCGAGCCCGAGCTGTCGGACACCGGTGTCTTCAACGTGATCCCGATGTTCTTCGACCGGCTGACCCGGGGCGAGGCCCCGCGGATCTTCGGGGACGACTATCCGACGCCCGACGGCACCTGTGTCCGTGACTACATCCATGTCGCCGATCTCGCCGACGCGCATCTCGCGCTGGCCCGGCGCCTCGGCGAGGACGACGCCCCGGACGGGGACCTCACGGTGAACATCGGCCGCGGCGAGGGGGTCTCGGTCCGTGAGCTGGCCGATCTGGTCGCCGAGGTCACCGGGCGCACGCTGCGGCCGGTGGTCGAGCCGAGGCGGCCGGGCGACGCGGCGCGGGCCGTGGCGTCCGCGACCCGGGTCTCCGAGGAGCTGGGCTGGACGGCCAGGCGCGGGGTGCGCGAGATGGTCGAGTCGGCCTGGGAGGGCTGGTGCCTCAGGCACCCGGAGGCCAGGACCGGGCGGACCGCACCGGCGACCGGCCCGGCCGGCCGCCCGGTACCGGCGGCGCGGGCCGACTGA
- a CDS encoding iron-containing alcohol dehydrogenase family protein: MPVLTRLIPSPVVVDIRRGAMGDLAALLADQRISNSGKLAIAISGGSGQALREKLAPVLPGADWYPVADGTIDSAVSLADGIKGNRYDAVVGLGGGKIIDVAKYAAARVGLPMVAVATNLSHDGLCSPVATLDNDNGRGSYGVPTPIAVVIDLDVVREAPARYVRSGVGDAVSNISCVADWELAHAVNGEEIDGLAAAMARQAGEAVLRHPGGVGDDAFLKVLAEGLVLTGISMSVAGDSRPASGACHEINHAFDLLFPRRAASHGEQVGLGACFAMHLRGAAQESVLMARTLRRHRLPVLPSEIGFTVDEFVQAVAYAPQTRPGRFTILEHLNLSTDQIRDAYADYAKTISS, encoded by the coding sequence GTGCCTGTACTGACCCGGCTCATCCCCTCCCCGGTCGTCGTCGACATCCGTCGCGGCGCCATGGGGGACCTGGCGGCGCTCCTCGCCGACCAGCGGATCTCCAACTCCGGCAAACTCGCCATCGCGATCAGCGGTGGCTCGGGACAGGCGCTGCGCGAAAAGCTCGCGCCGGTGCTGCCCGGCGCCGACTGGTACCCGGTCGCGGACGGCACCATCGACTCGGCGGTCAGTCTGGCCGACGGGATCAAGGGCAACCGGTACGACGCCGTGGTGGGCCTCGGCGGCGGCAAGATCATCGACGTGGCGAAGTACGCGGCGGCCCGGGTCGGACTGCCGATGGTGGCCGTCGCGACGAACCTCTCGCACGACGGGCTCTGCTCACCGGTCGCCACCCTGGACAACGACAACGGCCGGGGTTCCTACGGGGTCCCCACCCCGATCGCCGTCGTCATCGATCTGGACGTCGTCCGCGAGGCGCCCGCCCGCTACGTGCGCTCCGGGGTCGGCGACGCGGTCTCCAACATCTCCTGCGTGGCCGACTGGGAGCTGGCCCACGCGGTCAACGGCGAGGAGATCGACGGACTCGCCGCCGCCATGGCCCGGCAGGCGGGCGAGGCGGTGCTGCGGCACCCCGGCGGGGTCGGCGACGACGCCTTCCTCAAGGTGCTCGCCGAAGGTCTCGTACTGACCGGCATCTCCATGTCGGTGGCCGGGGACTCCCGGCCCGCGTCGGGCGCCTGCCACGAGATCAACCACGCCTTCGACCTGCTCTTCCCCCGGCGCGCGGCGAGCCACGGCGAACAGGTCGGCCTCGGCGCCTGCTTCGCGATGCATCTGCGCGGCGCCGCGCAGGAATCGGTCCTCATGGCCCGAACGCTCCGCAGGCACCGGCTGCCGGTGCTGCCGAGCGAGATCGGCTTCACCGTCGACGAGTTCGTACAGGCCGTCGCATACGCCCCCCAGACACGGCCGGGGCGCTTCACGATCCTGGAACACCTCAACCTCTCCACCGACCAGATCAGGGACGCGTACGCCGACTATGCCAAGACCATCAGTAGCTGA
- a CDS encoding CDP-alcohol phosphatidyltransferase family protein, translating to MPRPSVAELRPVVHPEGVKDRRSGEHWAGRMYMREISLHIDPYLVNTKITPNQLTYLMVVVGVLGGAALLIPGLTGAILAVVLFQIYLLLDCVDGEVARWRKQTSITGVYLDRIGHYLCEAALLVGFGVRGADVFHDNGATTNWLWAFLGTLAALGAILIKAETDLVDVARQRSGLPAVKDEASVPRSSGLALARRAAAALKFHRLVGGIEASLFILVAAILDVVHGDLFFSRLGIAILAGIAIVQTLLHLVSILASSRLK from the coding sequence ATGCCAAGACCATCAGTAGCTGAACTCCGGCCGGTCGTTCACCCGGAGGGAGTGAAGGACCGGCGCAGCGGTGAGCACTGGGCCGGGCGCATGTACATGCGGGAGATCTCGCTGCACATCGACCCGTACCTGGTGAACACCAAGATCACCCCGAACCAGCTGACGTACCTCATGGTGGTCGTCGGGGTCCTGGGCGGCGCCGCTCTGCTGATTCCCGGCCTCACGGGCGCGATCCTCGCGGTCGTGCTGTTCCAGATCTACCTGCTCCTCGACTGCGTCGACGGCGAGGTCGCCCGCTGGCGCAAGCAGACCTCGATCACCGGCGTCTATCTGGACCGGATCGGCCACTACCTCTGCGAGGCGGCCCTGTTGGTCGGGTTCGGCGTCCGCGGCGCGGACGTCTTCCACGACAACGGCGCCACGACGAACTGGCTCTGGGCGTTCCTCGGCACACTCGCCGCACTCGGCGCGATCCTGATCAAGGCCGAGACCGATCTGGTCGACGTCGCCCGTCAGCGCAGCGGACTGCCCGCCGTCAAGGACGAGGCGTCCGTGCCGCGTTCCTCGGGTCTGGCGCTGGCCCGCCGGGCCGCGGCCGCGCTGAAGTTCCACCGTCTGGTCGGCGGCATCGAGGCGAGCCTGTTCATCCTGGTCGCCGCGATCCTCGACGTCGTCCACGGCGACCTGTTCTTCAGCCGCCTCGGCATCGCGATCCTGGCCGGCATCGCGATCGTCCAGACACTGCTGCACCTCGTGTCGATCCTGGCGTCGAGCAGGCTGAAGTGA
- a CDS encoding ABC transporter ATP-binding protein encodes MAEQNTSGRVPTVIADDVHIVYRVNGTGGGKGSATAALNRIIRRGKGEQRGVRKVHAVRGVSFTAYRGEAIGLIGTNGSGKSTLLRAIAGLLPTERGKVYTDGQPSLLGVNAALMSDLTGERNVILGGLAMGMTREEIRERYQGIVDFSGINEKGDFITLPMRTYSSGMGARLRFAIAAAKDHDVLMIDEALATGDAKFRIRSEKRIRELRKEAGTVFLVSHSNGSIRDTCDRVLWLEKGELLMDGPTDEVIKAYERETGK; translated from the coding sequence GTGGCTGAGCAGAACACTTCGGGGCGCGTCCCCACCGTCATCGCCGACGACGTGCACATCGTGTACCGCGTCAACGGCACGGGCGGAGGCAAGGGCAGCGCCACCGCGGCGCTGAACCGGATAATCCGCCGCGGCAAGGGCGAGCAGCGCGGAGTGCGGAAGGTGCACGCCGTGCGCGGCGTCTCCTTCACGGCGTACCGGGGCGAGGCCATCGGCCTCATCGGGACGAACGGCTCCGGCAAGTCGACCCTGCTGCGGGCCATCGCCGGTCTGTTGCCGACCGAGCGCGGCAAGGTGTACACGGACGGGCAGCCGTCGCTGCTCGGGGTGAACGCCGCGCTGATGAGCGATCTGACGGGGGAGCGGAACGTCATCCTCGGCGGGCTCGCGATGGGGATGACCCGGGAGGAGATCCGCGAGCGGTACCAGGGCATCGTCGACTTCTCCGGGATCAACGAGAAGGGCGACTTCATCACCCTTCCGATGCGGACGTACTCCTCCGGTATGGGGGCCAGGCTCCGCTTCGCCATCGCCGCCGCCAAGGACCACGACGTCCTCATGATCGACGAGGCGCTGGCCACGGGCGACGCCAAGTTCCGCATCCGGTCGGAGAAGCGCATCCGCGAACTCCGCAAGGAGGCGGGCACCGTCTTCCTGGTCAGCCACAGCAACGGCTCGATCAGGGACACCTGCGACCGTGTGCTCTGGCTGGAGAAGGGCGAGCTGCTGATGGACGGCCCGACCGACGAGGTCATCAAGGCGTACGAGCGCGAGACGGGCAAATAG